The genomic stretch ATTATTTATCTTAATTGATAAAGCACGATTGTCAACAAAAGGTTTATCAAAATATTTAAATAATTCTGATGATTTAGAATCTGATTTTGAAAATGAAAAATAAGGTTTTTCCTCAGGTATATCAACCATTTTTTCAATTTCAGCATTAACATTTGAGAATTTAGTGCTCAATTCTGAAGCATTACTACTTTGACTAGCTACTATATAATCAATAAAAGTAGTGTTATCTTTTTTAAGTGCTTCTAGAAGATCTTGCTTAATTCTAAAGTGATCTTGAAATAGACTATTAAACTGTTTGGCAATATTGTCTCCAATTGCTTGTTTATTAGTTAAATTTTCAACTTTTAAATTCAAGGTTTTTACAACTTTTTGTTGACCATCAACAAGTTGGAATTCAATGATTAACTCACCTGTTTCATCATTAGATTTTACAAATTTAATTTGAGGTGTTTGTTGTGTTTGAGTTTGAGTTGCCACAACACCTTGAGTAACTGGTACTAATTGGAAACCTGGATTTAAAACTGTTGGTAAGCCAATTTGGTCCAGTAAATTAAAATGTGCATTGAGTTGAAAAAGTGTTTTACTAAATGCTAAACTAACATTTTTGAGCTCTGAATAATTTTTAGTAAATTCTGCTTCTAATAATTCTTTGTAGTCACTAGGTAAGACAAAACCTTTAATTTCGGCTTTGATAGTTGAGTTACTACTAATATCAAAAGTTGTTGCACTTTGACTACTATTAGCAGCAAAATTTTTCAAATTAGTTTTATAACTATAATTGAGTTTCTCTTGCTTATTATAAGCATGAATAATGACATTTTCAATTGCATTTGTTGACAAACTAGCCTGTGATGTATCAATTGCAAGACTAAAACCTTTGCTAGTTAGTGATGAAAAATCAAAAGCTGAAAGCAGTGAAAAATCTTGTAATTTATCATTGTGAAGACTTAGAGCAGTCTCGGCTGATAAAAGATGAAAATTATCTTTAAATTTTAGATCATCAATTTCTTGTTTAAATTTATCATAGCTAATTTTGAGATTGTTAGCCAATTCAATGGTTTTTTGGGGACCAAGATTCCTATTAAATTTGCTATCATATGATTTTTGATAGTAGCTACGTCCAACAGGTATTGCAACAATCATTGTTAAAAGAGCAGTAGAAAGCGCTATTAAACCAACTAAAGTTTTTGTACTTTTTAAATTAAATTTCATTTTTCATCCTTTGTTCATTAGGCTTTTTTGCTCTCATCTTTGCTTATTAAAATTTTAAAAGACAAGCTTGAAAAAATAAGATCAGGTGCTGAACTTGTTTTGCTTTTTGGAGAAGCTAGAAAAATAGTTAATGATTTTTTATTAAAGTTAAATCTATCAGGCTCAACCAATTGGAAAACTAAAACTTGAAATTGTGGATAATTAGTTTTGAAAAATTTGATTAAATCATTACCACGTGCTCCAAGCGCACTTAATTTTTCAACATCGGTGTATTTTCCAAAATCACTTGGATTTAAAGGTTTGCTCTTATCAAAACTTGGATCTAATTTTTTCTCTAATCCTTCATAATCTTCTTCAGACAGTGTTACATTTCTAAATTCGCTAGGAATGCTAATAATTGCCTGGTCAAGTTGATTAATAATAGATTGATCTGGATTAGCTTGTTCATCTACTAAGTGAAGAATTATACTTTGTTTTGGAGTAGTAAATTCTGCCTTATCAATAAGATTGTCAGCATTTTTGTAACCAATTCGGTAATAATAATCAAGCTTTATAGCTTTTGATTTTTGGGTCTCACCTTTGTCATTTTTTATTTCAATTCTCGGTTTATTTGCAAAATATGTTTCAGAACTAAAGCTTTTATCTTCTTCAAAGATAATTTCTGAGCTTAATTTACTATCAATTTTGCTAAATGCTTGGAAATATTGCAATTGTTGTGCTTTGTAGTAAAAAGCTAAAATGACATCTTCAAAGGTTTCTAACTTCTTAAATTTTTCAAAAATTTTAATATTTTCTTGTGTGTTTTTAATATTACCAAAAATTTCTTTACCTTGATTATCTACATTTATAGTAGATTTCTCAGTTACTAATTTAAATCTGTTTTGATCTGTTTTACTACTATCACTAACAGTTAATCTACCATTGCTATCAATAAATTTATTAAAGTATTGACCTTGAATATCCTTGTCAGTTAAAGTTTGATCTAAAGTTTTTAAATCAATTTTGGATGCAAAATCTAAATTTTTTGAATCAAAATCATGTGGTAAAAATAGTGTTGAAAAATAACCTTGATTCAAGATATTTAAGTATTGACTATTAAAAGATATTTCATAAATTTCTTTGCTTAAAGTAGGGCTTAGCTTAATTTTTTTAGCATTTTCTAAAATTTTATTTGGATCAGATAAATCAATTTTTTCAAATTTATCTACTAATTTTAAAGCTTTAACAATTTCTAATAATTTGCTAACAACTGCCTTTTTACCTTGTTTTACAAGATGTGCATAAAATGCTGCAACAGCAGAAGGATTGTGGAAAAACTTACCACTATTTAGTGATGCAACTCCATATTGACGAGCATATGAGCTTGTATCAACTGTAAAATTATCTTGAAAATCTTGACTACTTGGAAAATCAACATCTCCTGTTCAAGCACCAACTTTATAATCAGTGTTATCGAAATTGTAAGCATAAAGAACTGGATTTGAGATTATATCTTTTAATTTAGTATAATTTTTCTCTTTTAATAGTTTATCAAATTCTTCAACTGTAAGTCGTTTGTTTGGTGAGTCTTTAAAAATTCCAAAAAGTTCTTTTTCTTGTAAAAGATTTGCTTGAGAAGTAAAAAATGGAAGTGGATCTAAATTATAGTAATACTGTTTTGTTAAATCAGCAATTACTGGTTCTGCCTTTGTGGCAGCTTTTTCAAGTTTTTCTGCTTTAAAGCCGCTGATATTAAAAGTTACTTGTTTTGATTTTACTATTTTATTTTTGTTAAATTGATCACCATAAAATGCTCCTGTTGCACTTATAGTTGCTGGAATTTCGACTACATGTTGGTCATCTTTGACAACAACTTTTGCTTGACTGCCATCAAAACTGTAATCTAGACCTTCAATTGTCATACCAGCTTTTACAAAAGGAGTAAGTGTTTCTCCATAATCAAAATCTAGTGGTTTTGCTAACAAGGAATTTAAATAATCTTTGATTTTAAGAGGATTTTGAGAATCTTTAGTTGATGCAATAATATTAACTTTGTTTAAAAAATCATAAGCCGATAACTGTGCAATATCATCGGCTTGTGTTGTCTGTGCTGTTTCAGCAGATTTAAAATTTTGGCTTACCAAATTCGCCAAATTGATTTGTTGAAATGTTTGATCTGCAGCAAAATAAGCTTGATTATTACTTTGATTTTTAGTTAATTTAATAGCTTCAATTTTAAATTTTGATGTATCAATATTACTTAATTTGGATTTAGCAGCATCACTATATTGAATTTTTACATAAATGGTAGGCTCACCATTAATCAAATCTACATATTGACTTGTAGCTGGATTTTTGTATAGCTCAAAATCATAAATGTTTGTTCCATCACCTAGTTTGTTAAGTGAATCGTCTTGCAAACTAGAAAAAATAGTATCAAAATTAGTAAAATATTTTTTAACTTGTGCAAGTGCTTGGCTAGCATTTTTGCTATTGTCATTTATGTCGACATAAAAATCTTGTGCCCGAAGCAGAGCTGGAAACTTATTC from Mesomycoplasma conjunctivae encodes the following:
- a CDS encoding P97 family adhesin, translated to MKGNQTDFSMKKYNRKFVVGISAAAISISTFALVVGLSTLAKYNGDDPQKEVRAVASKVANVTFDSNSFSIDSNYDNLKAKLFDQSNNLKEDVNLNELIKFYSKSQNEELSLINYDTNDLSKPHFVIKDLSANDSEKNFELKYAVEQKFDNGRIASSDIYKTTIFVADFSQIYFNDFSAKVFTSLSSLNPNSISQFDKTKKENKFPALLRAQDFYVDINDNSKNASQALAQVKKYFTNFDTIFSSLQDDSLNKLGDGTNIYDFELYKNPATSQYVDLINGEPTIYVKIQYSDAAKSKLSNIDTSKFKIEAIKLTKNQSNNQAYFAADQTFQQINLANLVSQNFKSAETAQTTQADDIAQLSAYDFLNKVNIIASTKDSQNPLKIKDYLNSLLAKPLDFDYGETLTPFVKAGMTIEGLDYSFDGSQAKVVVKDDQHVVEIPATISATGAFYGDQFNKNKIVKSKQVTFNISGFKAEKLEKAATKAEPVIADLTKQYYYNLDPLPFFTSQANLLQEKELFGIFKDSPNKRLTVEEFDKLLKEKNYTKLKDIISNPVLYAYNFDNTDYKVGAWTGDVDFPSSQDFQDNFTVDTSSYARQYGVASLNSGKFFHNPSAVAAFYAHLVKQGKKAVVSKLLEIVKALKLVDKFEKIDLSDPNKILENAKKIKLSPTLSKEIYEISFNSQYLNILNQGYFSTLFLPHDFDSKNLDFASKIDLKTLDQTLTDKDIQGQYFNKFIDSNGRLTVSDSSKTDQNRFKLVTEKSTINVDNQGKEIFGNIKNTQENIKIFEKFKKLETFEDVILAFYYKAQQLQYFQAFSKIDSKLSSEIIFEEDKSFSSETYFANKPRIEIKNDKGETQKSKAIKLDYYYRIGYKNADNLIDKAEFTTPKQSIILHLVDEQANPDQSIINQLDQAIISIPSEFRNVTLSEEDYEGLEKKLDPSFDKSKPLNPSDFGKYTDVEKLSALGARGNDLIKFFKTNYPQFQVLVFQLVEPDRFNFNKKSLTIFLASPKSKTSSAPDLIFSSLSFKILISKDESKKA